In one Bdellovibrionota bacterium genomic region, the following are encoded:
- a CDS encoding alpha/beta fold hydrolase — MKRIVGILIGVMLFGSFASLSQAGEFKDCSSFIEECIAQYSPYSSFYINSPQNTKAVVLVHGLTDSPYFTKDLALLLNQNGYNVYSVLLSGHGTKVEELFEITSQQWLMDIEQAILFALKNSRVKKVALSGFSMGGVLISSLAQDPYWKNKISTLILMAPAFKIKKNLGIVMCASGAYRLKTWAANSPEKSPIRYNQMPFYSVCELTDLSAIVRKNAKSISTPVFMVVTDGDQTINTQAAIETLRDMSSNDKKLFYIKNLKTSHTDLVFRNDPLAKKKNPQFDQMGQRIIQFLK, encoded by the coding sequence ATGAAAAGAATTGTGGGGATTCTAATTGGGGTAATGCTATTTGGTAGTTTTGCTAGCTTAAGTCAAGCTGGTGAATTCAAAGACTGCTCTTCTTTCATTGAAGAATGTATTGCGCAGTATTCCCCTTATTCATCTTTTTATATAAATTCACCTCAAAATACTAAAGCAGTGGTTTTAGTTCATGGCCTGACAGACTCCCCTTATTTCACAAAAGACCTTGCCCTGCTTTTAAATCAGAACGGCTATAATGTTTATTCTGTCCTTCTCTCTGGCCACGGAACTAAGGTGGAAGAACTTTTCGAAATCACTTCACAACAATGGCTGATGGATATTGAACAAGCAATTCTATTTGCTCTAAAAAATTCTCGCGTAAAAAAAGTTGCCCTTTCTGGTTTTTCCATGGGCGGAGTTTTGATCTCCTCTCTGGCTCAAGATCCCTATTGGAAAAACAAGATCTCCACTTTGATTCTTATGGCTCCTGCTTTTAAAATCAAAAAAAACTTAGGTATAGTAATGTGTGCTTCGGGTGCTTACCGCTTAAAAACTTGGGCCGCGAATAGTCCCGAAAAATCTCCTATTCGTTACAACCAAATGCCTTTTTACTCTGTATGCGAACTAACGGACCTCAGTGCAATTGTGCGAAAAAATGCAAAGTCCATATCTACCCCTGTCTTTATGGTGGTTACAGATGGTGATCAAACCATAAATACGCAAGCGGCAATAGAAACACTCAGAGATATGTCCTCAAATGACAAAAAATTATTTTATATTAAAAATCTAAAAACCTCTCACACTGATTTGGTTTTTAGAAACGACCCTCTTGCCAAAAAAAAGAACCCCCAGTTTGATCAAATGGGTCAAAGAATTATCCAATTCCTAAAATAG
- the orn gene encoding oligoribonuclease — MSSKLFWIDLEMTGLDVEKEVIIEAAVIVTDYKFNELETYHAVVRQPKTYLDKMDEWNSKTHKESGLLEQIPNGKDPGVVEKELVELAKKHFGTEKVVIAGNSIGHDKLFLTHHFKEFAKLLHYRLLDVTSWKLVFKDMLKIKHDKKNTHRALDDIRESIDELKHYMKFIKTDSK; from the coding sequence ATGAGTTCGAAATTATTCTGGATTGATCTTGAGATGACCGGCCTTGATGTAGAAAAAGAAGTCATTATCGAAGCCGCTGTTATTGTAACAGACTATAAATTCAACGAACTCGAGACCTACCACGCCGTCGTTAGACAACCAAAGACCTATCTAGACAAGATGGACGAGTGGAATTCAAAAACTCACAAAGAATCAGGTCTTTTAGAGCAAATACCTAATGGAAAAGATCCAGGTGTCGTAGAAAAAGAACTCGTAGAGCTCGCTAAAAAGCATTTCGGCACAGAGAAAGTCGTAATAGCTGGTAATTCCATAGGACATGACAAGCTTTTCTTAACCCATCACTTTAAGGAATTTGCAAAGCTCCTACATTACAGACTTTTGGACGTGACTTCATGGAAACTAGTCTTCAAAGACATGCTTAAAATCAAACACGACAAGAAAAATACTCACCGCGCCCTGGACGATATTCGTGAAAGCATCGATGAATTAAAACACTATATGAAATTCATCAAAACTGATTCAAAATAG
- the ahcY gene encoding adenosylhomocysteinase, whose protein sequence is MNDPKKFKELAEWGRKEIEIAETEMPGLMSLVAEFGKKKPLKGARIAGCLHMTIQTAVLIETLIKLGAEIRWSSCNIFSTQDHAACAIAAAGIPVFAWKGESEEEFVWCIEQTITGWGPEGFNMILDDGGDLTNMMHEPRFAKLIKKIIGLSEETTTGVHNLEKLHAAGKLKVPAININDSVTKSKFDNLYGCRESLADGIKRATDVMLAGKVVVVAGYGDVGKGSAYSVKGFGARVLITEIDPICALQASMDGFQVVTMEEACKEADIFVTATGCCDIITEKHFKAMKPGAIVCNIGHFDIEIDMAWLNKNSKKDTIKPQVDKHILKDGKYVIILAEGRLVNLGCGTGHPSFVMSNSFTNQVMAQMELYNNTAKYKEVKVYRLPKELDEKVAKLHLGKLGVHLTELSDKQSKYLGMNKNGPYKPEHYRY, encoded by the coding sequence ATGAATGACCCCAAGAAGTTCAAAGAACTTGCTGAGTGGGGAAGAAAAGAAATCGAAATCGCAGAAACAGAAATGCCAGGATTAATGTCGTTAGTGGCTGAATTCGGAAAAAAGAAACCTTTAAAAGGTGCAAGAATCGCAGGTTGTCTCCACATGACAATTCAAACAGCAGTATTAATCGAAACATTAATTAAATTAGGCGCAGAGATCAGATGGTCTTCTTGCAATATCTTTTCAACACAAGATCACGCAGCTTGTGCCATCGCAGCAGCGGGAATTCCCGTATTTGCTTGGAAAGGTGAGTCTGAAGAAGAATTCGTATGGTGTATCGAACAAACTATCACCGGTTGGGGGCCAGAAGGTTTTAACATGATCCTCGATGATGGTGGTGATCTTACGAACATGATGCATGAGCCACGTTTTGCAAAACTCATCAAAAAAATCATCGGTCTTTCTGAAGAGACAACAACAGGTGTTCATAACCTTGAAAAATTGCATGCAGCTGGAAAATTAAAAGTTCCCGCTATCAATATCAACGATTCAGTAACAAAATCAAAATTCGATAACCTCTACGGTTGCAGAGAATCTCTAGCGGACGGTATCAAAAGAGCAACAGACGTTATGCTTGCTGGTAAAGTTGTAGTTGTGGCTGGATATGGAGATGTTGGAAAAGGTTCTGCATATTCAGTAAAAGGTTTTGGAGCAAGAGTTCTCATCACTGAAATCGATCCGATCTGTGCGCTTCAAGCGTCTATGGATGGATTCCAAGTTGTAACAATGGAAGAAGCTTGTAAAGAGGCTGACATATTTGTCACGGCAACAGGTTGCTGCGATATCATCACGGAAAAACATTTCAAAGCGATGAAACCCGGAGCTATTGTTTGTAACATTGGTCACTTCGATATCGAAATCGATATGGCGTGGCTTAACAAAAACTCTAAGAAAGACACAATCAAACCACAAGTTGATAAGCACATCTTAAAAGATGGCAAATATGTAATTATATTGGCTGAAGGTCGTCTGGTGAACTTAGGTTGCGGTACGGGACATCCATCCTTTGTAATGAGTAACTCATTTACAAACCAAGTTATGGCGCAAATGGAACTTTACAATAATACGGCTAAGTACAAAGAAGTTAAAGTTTACAGACTTCCAAAAGAGCTTGATGAGAAAGTGGCAAAGCTTCACCTTGGTAAACTCGGTGTTCATTTGACTGAGCTTTCTGATAAACAATCGAAGTATCTTGGAATGAATAAAAACGGTCCTTATAAGCCAGAGCATTATAGATATTAA
- the map gene encoding type I methionyl aminopeptidase: MTYDKKPQVLTLDDIKQMKKSCQLAARTLDHVSPYVKPGIKTIEIDKIVDDFMRRNGAVPATIGYYGYKWASCTSINDVICHGFPDETILKDGDIVNVDVTALLGGFYGDTSKTFFVGNVSDKAKRLTEAAEQAMIKGIEAITPNGFTGDIGFETNKYVTRIGYAAVKEIGGHGIGRNFHLDPFVPSFGKKGRGEILKPFTCITVEPMINETDSELIEFDIPGSSIKYYKTGDGALSAQFEHTVLITDTGYEILTTP, translated from the coding sequence ATGACCTACGATAAAAAACCACAAGTATTAACCCTTGATGACATCAAGCAAATGAAAAAATCTTGTCAGTTGGCTGCAAGAACTCTTGATCACGTTTCTCCATATGTAAAACCAGGTATTAAGACTATTGAAATCGATAAAATCGTTGATGACTTCATGAGAAGAAACGGCGCCGTTCCCGCGACCATAGGCTATTACGGTTATAAGTGGGCAAGCTGCACCTCAATCAACGATGTAATTTGTCATGGGTTTCCAGATGAAACCATATTGAAAGATGGGGATATCGTGAATGTGGATGTTACAGCACTGCTTGGTGGCTTCTATGGAGACACTTCAAAGACTTTTTTTGTAGGTAACGTGAGCGATAAAGCAAAAAGACTTACGGAAGCGGCTGAACAAGCCATGATTAAAGGCATTGAAGCCATTACTCCTAACGGATTCACAGGCGACATTGGTTTTGAAACCAATAAGTATGTCACAAGAATTGGTTATGCTGCTGTTAAAGAGATCGGTGGGCACGGTATTGGTAGGAACTTTCATCTTGACCCGTTTGTACCTTCTTTTGGCAAAAAAGGCCGTGGCGAGATCTTAAAGCCCTTCACTTGCATAACAGTTGAGCCCATGATCAACGAAACAGATTCAGAGCTTATAGAATTCGACATTCCTGGGTCGAGTATAAAGTACTACAAAACAGGAGATGGTGCGCTATCCGCACAATTCGAGCACACAGTGTTGATCACCGACACAGGCTATGAGATATTAACGACACCTTAA
- a CDS encoding SWIB/MDM2 domain-containing protein: MKKATKKAAAPKKAKTKRKPNAAFMKPLTPSAALAEVIGTKAIPRTEVVKKLWAYIKKNNLQDSKNRRNINADSKLKPIFGKNQVSMFEMTKFVSKHLK; the protein is encoded by the coding sequence ATGAAAAAAGCAACTAAGAAGGCTGCAGCTCCTAAAAAAGCTAAGACTAAAAGAAAGCCGAATGCAGCTTTCATGAAGCCTTTAACTCCGTCTGCAGCTCTTGCTGAAGTTATCGGAACTAAAGCTATTCCAAGAACTGAAGTTGTTAAAAAACTTTGGGCTTACATCAAGAAGAACAATCTTCAAGATTCTAAAAACAGAAGAAACATCAACGCTGATAGCAAATTAAAGCCTATCTTCGGGAAAAACCAAGTTTCTATGTTTGAAATGACAAAGTTTGTTTCTAAGCACTTGAAATAG
- a CDS encoding DnaJ domain-containing protein, whose protein sequence is MSSFSKILQEKLKKEDLHRSEIGRETEEETSARSENSGLSAELLRWLSSPADISPDVSQGQKHSSKVGEFSYSIYKKDPKVIAARRLEREKIELNEFLTHILLEKDKTAVRFFYAQGARSFMSMSGSDLKKDYKKLAMKLHPDRHFNEIPSVQKQSQEDFRVLSESYDTLRMLFRLTK, encoded by the coding sequence ATGAGTTCGTTCAGTAAAATACTTCAAGAAAAGCTTAAAAAAGAGGATCTTCACAGAAGTGAAATCGGCAGAGAAACCGAAGAAGAGACCTCCGCTCGCTCTGAAAATTCAGGTTTGAGTGCGGAGTTGTTGAGATGGTTGAGCTCTCCCGCAGATATATCTCCGGATGTCTCTCAAGGACAAAAGCATTCCTCCAAAGTGGGAGAGTTTTCTTATTCTATATATAAGAAGGATCCAAAAGTGATTGCAGCACGAAGACTTGAGAGGGAGAAAATCGAGTTGAATGAGTTCTTAACTCACATTCTCTTGGAAAAAGACAAGACTGCTGTAAGGTTTTTTTACGCACAGGGTGCAAGATCATTCATGAGCATGAGCGGGTCAGATTTGAAGAAAGACTATAAAAAACTTGCGATGAAGCTTCATCCCGATAGGCATTTTAACGAAATCCCCTCTGTGCAGAAGCAGTCACAAGAGGATTTCAGAGTGCTTTCAGAGAGCTACGACACTCTAAGAATGCTCTTCCGCCTCACAAAATGA
- the hemH gene encoding ferrochelatase, with protein MRGILLVNLGSPKEPTIPAIRKYLSEFLMDPYVLQMPSPLRAMLVYGIILPFRPKKTLKNYLKIWTNEGSPLIVESIKLKNKLQKHFYNKDSDMHVEVAMRYGDPSFTQALDVFRSKNIRDVRVIPLYPQYAMSSTGTVEAKLKDLNTKDFNQFFNFSFVKDFFNDKKFINPLIETTKMHLTNADYDHLLISFHGLPKSHLGEKVESSVCKFEASCCEAISEKNRYCYRAQCYETARLLTQGLNLSKDKWSVSFQSRLTRGWIEPFTDQIIENMSKNGIKNLAVVCPSFVSDCLETLEEIKIGEKERFLQAGGEKFYYIPCVNDSDSWVTALGEL; from the coding sequence ATGAGAGGCATTTTACTCGTTAACCTAGGCAGTCCCAAAGAACCCACTATCCCTGCTATTAGAAAATACCTGAGTGAGTTTTTGATGGATCCCTATGTTTTGCAAATGCCTTCGCCACTGAGAGCTATGCTAGTCTACGGAATTATTCTTCCCTTTAGACCAAAAAAGACCTTAAAAAATTATCTAAAAATTTGGACAAACGAAGGCTCACCGCTCATTGTTGAGAGTATAAAACTCAAAAATAAGCTTCAAAAGCATTTTTATAATAAAGATTCAGACATGCACGTGGAAGTTGCTATGAGGTATGGCGATCCCTCCTTTACCCAAGCTCTAGATGTCTTTCGCTCTAAAAATATCCGTGATGTACGAGTTATTCCTCTTTATCCACAGTATGCAATGTCCTCGACTGGAACTGTGGAAGCAAAACTCAAAGATCTGAATACAAAGGACTTTAACCAATTCTTTAATTTTAGTTTCGTAAAGGATTTCTTTAACGACAAAAAATTTATTAATCCTCTAATTGAGACTACAAAAATGCACTTAACAAATGCAGACTACGACCATTTATTAATTAGCTTTCACGGTCTCCCTAAAAGTCATCTAGGTGAGAAGGTAGAATCTAGTGTTTGCAAGTTTGAAGCTTCCTGCTGTGAAGCTATTTCTGAAAAGAACAGATACTGCTATCGAGCTCAGTGCTATGAAACCGCAAGACTACTCACTCAAGGCCTAAATCTTTCTAAAGACAAGTGGTCCGTGAGTTTTCAATCTCGTTTAACGAGAGGTTGGATTGAACCTTTCACGGATCAAATTATAGAAAATATGTCAAAAAACGGAATTAAAAACTTAGCCGTCGTTTGTCCTTCATTTGTCTCTGATTGCTTAGAGACTCTGGAGGAAATTAAAATTGGAGAAAAAGAACGCTTTTTACAAGCTGGCGGTGAGAAATTTTATTATATTCCATGTGTGAACGATTCGGATTCATGGGTTACAGCCTTAGGTGAACTGTAG
- a CDS encoding serine protease translates to MFKKLLLYLFPVLIAGEAFALVFEKDKRLDFYEIQNPSIQELAKSVFTFIPKANLTKRSDGQFEFSNRTALKDAVGLCPGEPFAEQFSVGTRCSGFLIESGLGVTAGHCVSPVAVKNFCENYYIIFDHRMTSQNQTQIILSENSVHECIKPAKLVFDPNSSSDDYAVLKFSKLVKDRKPLKYRKSGKIADSEKIFMLGFPRGLPQKISPDRNVLGNGDPSFFSTNLDCFHGNSGSPVFNAKTLDVEGIFVRGQGDIPNNNSADPRIIGDFTFDETQKCHRTLVCKKSEGCTATMDANRITRIKF, encoded by the coding sequence ATGTTTAAAAAATTATTACTTTACTTATTTCCTGTTCTTATAGCAGGTGAGGCTTTTGCTTTAGTTTTTGAAAAAGACAAACGCCTTGATTTTTATGAAATCCAGAATCCTTCCATTCAAGAATTGGCTAAATCAGTTTTTACGTTTATTCCTAAAGCAAATCTCACGAAACGCAGTGATGGTCAGTTTGAGTTTTCAAATAGAACTGCGCTAAAGGATGCAGTTGGTCTTTGTCCCGGAGAGCCTTTTGCTGAGCAGTTTTCAGTCGGAACTCGTTGTTCAGGGTTTCTTATTGAATCGGGTTTGGGCGTAACAGCTGGTCATTGCGTGAGTCCCGTTGCTGTAAAAAACTTTTGTGAAAATTACTACATTATATTTGATCACAGAATGACTTCTCAGAACCAAACTCAAATCATTTTGAGTGAAAATTCAGTTCATGAGTGCATTAAACCTGCAAAATTGGTATTCGATCCGAATAGCTCTTCGGATGATTATGCAGTTTTAAAATTTTCAAAGTTAGTTAAAGATAGGAAACCGTTAAAATATAGAAAGTCCGGAAAAATTGCCGATTCAGAAAAAATATTTATGCTAGGTTTTCCGCGGGGACTTCCTCAAAAAATTTCTCCCGACAGAAATGTATTGGGAAATGGTGATCCTTCTTTTTTCTCTACAAATCTGGATTGCTTTCATGGAAATTCGGGTAGTCCTGTTTTCAATGCTAAAACCTTAGATGTCGAAGGTATTTTTGTGAGAGGGCAAGGAGACATTCCTAATAACAATAGTGCAGATCCAAGAATAATTGGAGATTTTACTTTCGATGAAACCCAAAAATGCCATCGTACTTTGGTTTGTAAAAAGTCTGAAGGATGTACGGCCACTATGGATGCGAATAGAATAACTCGTATTAAATTTTAA
- a CDS encoding BolA family protein → MAIQGKIQNKIEDKIHSLKPSFVELINESHNHSVPQNSETHFKLFLVSDLFVGLNRVQRQRKIYDLLTEELKNGVHALTMRLLTPEEYVKEQAAFESPDCHGGSKK, encoded by the coding sequence ATGGCGATTCAAGGGAAAATCCAAAATAAAATCGAAGACAAAATTCATTCATTAAAACCTTCCTTTGTTGAGCTAATTAATGAAAGTCATAACCATTCAGTTCCTCAAAACTCGGAAACACACTTTAAGCTTTTTCTTGTGAGTGATCTGTTTGTGGGTTTGAACAGAGTCCAAAGGCAAAGAAAAATTTATGATTTGCTTACTGAGGAGCTTAAAAACGGAGTGCATGCACTGACGATGAGACTGTTGACTCCAGAAGAGTATGTCAAAGAACAAGCTGCTTTCGAATCTCCAGACTGTCATGGTGGTAGTAAAAAATAA
- a CDS encoding UvrD-helicase domain-containing protein: MNWYDGLNEEQQKAVAHDFGPMLILAGAGSGKTTTLVARTGRLISERITRPENMCVLTFTNKAARELKHRVEVKLSKNFPKVNKQLYTGTFHSFGVRTLKTYHKEANLPKHFGIMDQQDSAGVIREILKDYNLYKKDKFDPDLLIAQMSRWREVNQKESKTDQEYDITTEWLLPKYLRKKELLGVVDFDDLILKVIDLYKSHPAVLEKEQDTWQQLMVDEFQDTNIGQMKLVQLLSQKNNNISVVGDDDQSIYGWRGAQVQNILDFPKKYKDCLVVRLEKNYRSTEHILNLANNVISKNDKRHGKILVNPKNKDISVGALPEVFKFDLDMEEIEGVAREIQSFKEKGYKNKEIAVLFRANAQGALLESTMREKQIPYKISGGMSFLERKEVKDVHGYMKCAFKPNDVDFRRIFNTPSRGLGETTLEKIVENSKALNSTFYKCAMNWALAGVSPKAGETIDSLYNFLESLKKEMLTNTSFTPGQLLLKAMEQVGYRQLLNDISKDQLMGQKRWNLVEAYARWMDRFIEKRKRDLPTFDDFITSLDLRDQEDEDREKDEVQLMTLHACKGLEFPCVILIGLEEDILPHKRLGGDISEERRLFYVGITRAQQHLIMTYSQKRQINGKWVYRIPSRFLEEANPKYYQRFNTGHRPLAVDQRKKMLSDLMKQLDGNK, encoded by the coding sequence ATGAATTGGTACGATGGACTCAATGAAGAACAGCAAAAAGCTGTGGCACATGATTTTGGGCCCATGTTGATTTTGGCAGGTGCAGGGTCCGGCAAAACCACAACGCTTGTGGCAAGAACAGGAAGATTGATTTCTGAACGTATCACTAGACCTGAAAATATGTGTGTGCTTACTTTTACAAATAAGGCTGCCAGGGAACTCAAGCATAGAGTTGAAGTTAAGCTCAGTAAAAATTTTCCTAAAGTGAACAAGCAGCTCTATACAGGGACTTTTCATTCTTTTGGTGTGAGAACGCTTAAGACCTATCATAAAGAAGCTAATCTTCCGAAGCATTTTGGAATTATGGATCAGCAGGATTCAGCTGGAGTTATTAGGGAAATTTTAAAAGACTACAATCTCTACAAAAAAGATAAATTCGATCCAGATCTTTTGATCGCACAAATGTCTCGTTGGAGAGAAGTAAATCAAAAAGAATCTAAGACAGATCAAGAATACGACATTACAACGGAGTGGTTGCTTCCAAAATATTTGAGAAAAAAGGAATTATTAGGAGTTGTCGATTTTGATGATTTGATTTTAAAGGTGATTGATCTCTACAAATCTCATCCCGCTGTACTCGAAAAGGAACAAGATACTTGGCAGCAACTGATGGTGGATGAATTCCAAGATACGAATATTGGCCAGATGAAACTTGTGCAACTTCTCTCACAAAAAAATAATAATATTTCAGTTGTAGGAGATGATGATCAATCCATCTATGGTTGGAGAGGCGCTCAAGTTCAAAATATTTTAGATTTTCCGAAAAAATACAAAGACTGCTTGGTGGTAAGATTAGAAAAAAACTATCGTTCAACGGAGCATATTTTAAATTTAGCTAATAATGTGATTTCTAAAAATGATAAGAGACATGGTAAAATTTTAGTTAATCCTAAAAATAAAGATATCTCTGTTGGAGCTCTTCCGGAGGTATTTAAATTTGATTTGGATATGGAAGAAATTGAAGGCGTTGCTAGAGAAATTCAAAGCTTCAAAGAAAAGGGTTATAAAAATAAAGAGATTGCTGTTCTTTTTAGGGCGAATGCTCAAGGAGCTTTGTTAGAATCTACAATGAGAGAAAAACAAATCCCTTATAAAATTTCTGGTGGGATGAGTTTTCTTGAAAGAAAAGAAGTCAAGGATGTTCATGGGTACATGAAATGTGCTTTTAAGCCAAACGATGTAGATTTTCGTAGAATATTCAATACTCCATCTCGAGGCTTAGGAGAAACTACTTTAGAAAAAATCGTAGAAAACTCTAAAGCCCTCAATTCGACTTTTTATAAATGCGCAATGAACTGGGCACTGGCAGGTGTGAGTCCTAAGGCCGGGGAAACAATCGATTCTCTATATAACTTTTTAGAGTCTTTAAAAAAAGAGATGTTAACGAATACAAGTTTCACTCCTGGACAATTACTTTTGAAGGCCATGGAGCAAGTCGGATACAGGCAGCTTTTAAATGATATTTCTAAAGATCAGTTGATGGGACAAAAGCGTTGGAATTTGGTTGAAGCTTATGCTCGTTGGATGGATCGATTTATTGAAAAAAGAAAACGTGATCTGCCAACTTTTGATGATTTTATTACGAGTTTGGATTTAAGAGATCAAGAGGATGAAGATCGAGAAAAGGATGAAGTTCAGTTGATGACCCTTCATGCGTGCAAGGGGCTAGAGTTTCCTTGTGTGATATTAATAGGCTTAGAAGAAGATATTTTACCTCACAAAAGATTGGGTGGAGATATTTCAGAGGAGCGCAGGCTTTTTTATGTAGGGATTACTCGGGCTCAACAGCACCTTATTATGACCTACTCTCAAAAACGCCAAATCAATGGGAAGTGGGTTTATAGAATTCCTTCAAGGTTCCTCGAAGAGGCAAATCCCAAGTACTATCAACGATTCAACACTGGACATCGCCCTCTGGCGGTCGATCAAAGAAAGAAAATGCTCTCGGATTTGATGAAGCAACTTGATGGAAATAAGTAG
- the fumC gene encoding class II fumarate hydratase has translation MSFRTENDSMGDIQVPSDKYWGAQTQRSLQNFKIGNDHFPREMIRALGILKKSAARANAKLKLLDENKLKFIQSAADEVIAGKLDAHFPLVVWQTGSGTQTNMNTNEVISNRATELMGEKLGSKKIHPNDDVNKAQSSNDTFPTAMHIAVTEQVHHKLLPALKDIEKSLDKKVKEFDKIIKIGRTHLMDATPLTLGQEFSGYLVQVKNGIKRVEQNLPFLYELGIGGTAVGTGLNTHPKFAVTVSEEIANETKLPFVSSQNKFESLAAHDALVQLSGTLKTLAVSFMKIANDIRLLGSGPRSGFGELILPANEPGSSIMPGKVNPTQCESLTMVCAQVIGNDMAVTVGGLQGHLELNVFKPLIVFNCLNSIRILSDGVNSFRTNCLDGIEANKKQIKKHLENSLMLVTALNPHIGYDNAAKIAKEAYKNGTTLKEEAVKLGLMDEKKFDEVVRPEQMIAPQEGKIGSGG, from the coding sequence ATGAGTTTTAGAACTGAAAACGATTCAATGGGTGATATTCAGGTTCCTTCAGACAAGTATTGGGGAGCACAGACACAAAGGTCATTGCAAAACTTTAAGATTGGTAATGACCATTTTCCAAGAGAGATGATCAGAGCTTTAGGAATTTTAAAGAAATCTGCGGCTCGTGCAAATGCAAAGTTAAAACTTCTTGATGAGAACAAATTAAAGTTTATTCAATCTGCTGCAGATGAGGTGATTGCGGGAAAACTTGATGCTCACTTTCCCTTGGTGGTTTGGCAAACAGGCAGTGGTACACAAACAAATATGAACACGAACGAAGTGATTTCTAATCGTGCAACCGAACTGATGGGTGAAAAATTAGGTTCTAAAAAAATTCACCCCAATGATGATGTAAACAAAGCCCAATCCTCTAACGATACATTTCCAACGGCAATGCATATTGCAGTGACTGAACAAGTCCATCACAAGCTTTTGCCTGCTCTTAAAGACATCGAAAAAAGTTTAGATAAAAAAGTAAAAGAATTTGATAAAATTATAAAGATTGGGAGGACGCACTTAATGGATGCAACTCCATTGACTTTGGGACAAGAATTCTCAGGATACCTTGTGCAAGTTAAAAATGGTATCAAGCGTGTAGAGCAGAATCTCCCTTTCTTATATGAATTGGGAATTGGCGGCACAGCTGTAGGGACAGGATTAAACACCCATCCGAAATTTGCAGTGACGGTGTCGGAAGAAATCGCTAACGAAACAAAACTACCTTTTGTGAGTAGTCAGAATAAATTTGAATCACTGGCTGCTCACGATGCCTTGGTGCAGCTGAGTGGAACCTTAAAAACTCTGGCTGTGAGTTTTATGAAAATTGCAAATGACATTCGACTTTTAGGTAGCGGTCCTAGGTCGGGCTTTGGAGAGTTGATTTTACCTGCGAATGAGCCTGGAAGTTCCATCATGCCAGGAAAAGTGAATCCCACACAGTGTGAGTCTCTTACGATGGTTTGCGCACAAGTGATTGGAAATGATATGGCAGTCACAGTTGGTGGGCTTCAGGGACATCTTGAATTGAATGTGTTTAAACCGCTTATTGTATTCAATTGTTTGAACTCAATTCGCATTTTGAGTGATGGTGTGAATTCATTTAGAACAAATTGTTTAGATGGAATTGAGGCCAATAAAAAGCAAATAAAAAAACATTTAGAGAATTCATTGATGCTTGTGACGGCTCTTAACCCTCACATCGGTTATGACAATGCTGCGAAAATTGCAAAAGAAGCTTACAAAAACGGAACTACGCTCAAAGAAGAAGCGGTGAAGTTGGGTCTTATGGATGAAAAGAAGTTTGATGAGGTCGTTAGACCTGAACAAATGATTGCACCACAAGAAGGTAAGATTGGCTCTGGTGGATGA
- a CDS encoding EVE domain-containing protein translates to MKYWLMKSEPDVFSIDNLEKSKTTLWEGVRNYQARNFMMKDMALGDQVLFYHSNAEPPGIAGIAEVSKLPLPDPLQFDKKSEYFDPKATKEKPIWYCVEVKFKKKFKNLFSLSEIKNDKNLKNMIVIQKGSRLSINPVDKKDFEYIVKMLS, encoded by the coding sequence ATGAAGTATTGGCTAATGAAATCTGAACCTGATGTATTCTCCATAGACAACCTAGAAAAGAGCAAAACCACTCTCTGGGAGGGCGTGCGCAATTACCAAGCAAGAAACTTTATGATGAAAGATATGGCTCTGGGCGATCAAGTACTCTTTTACCATTCAAATGCCGAACCCCCAGGCATCGCAGGGATTGCGGAGGTATCAAAACTTCCTCTACCTGATCCTCTTCAATTTGACAAAAAAAGTGAGTACTTTGATCCCAAAGCCACCAAAGAAAAGCCCATATGGTACTGCGTAGAAGTGAAATTCAAAAAAAAATTTAAAAACCTATTTTCTCTGAGTGAAATAAAAAATGACAAGAATTTGAAGAACATGATTGTTATTCAAAAGGGCTCTCGCCTGTCCATCAACCCAGTTGACAAAAAAGATTTCGAGTACATAGTAAAGATGCTCTCATAG